The Flavobacterium faecale genome has a segment encoding these proteins:
- a CDS encoding response regulator transcription factor, which produces MKNKNTKILLVDDEPDILEIVGYNLSQEGYQIFTASNGKEAIVKAKKEIPDLIIMDVMMPEMDGMEACENIRKIPELSNVIITFLTARSEDYSQVAGFEVGADDYITKPIKPKLLVSKVKALLRRLVEADQDSETLNVGGIEINREEYKIVMEGQEISLPRKEFELFYLLASKPGKVFKRDEILDKVWGNEVVVGGRTIDVHIRKLREKIGEDLFKTIKGVGYKFEV; this is translated from the coding sequence ATGAAAAACAAGAACACTAAAATTTTACTAGTAGATGACGAGCCGGATATCTTGGAAATCGTAGGATATAACCTCTCTCAAGAAGGTTATCAGATATTTACAGCATCAAATGGTAAAGAAGCTATTGTTAAAGCTAAAAAAGAAATTCCAGATTTAATCATCATGGATGTCATGATGCCTGAGATGGACGGAATGGAAGCTTGCGAGAATATCAGAAAAATTCCTGAACTCAGTAACGTGATTATTACTTTCTTAACTGCGCGCAGTGAAGATTATTCACAAGTTGCAGGTTTTGAAGTAGGAGCAGACGATTATATCACCAAACCTATTAAACCTAAATTGTTAGTTAGTAAAGTGAAAGCTTTATTAAGACGATTGGTCGAAGCAGATCAAGATAGTGAGACATTAAATGTAGGTGGTATCGAGATTAACCGTGAAGAGTACAAAATTGTTATGGAAGGTCAAGAAATTTCTTTGCCTAGAAAAGAGTTTGAATTGTTTTATTTACTAGCCTCCAAACCAGGTAAAGTTTTTAAACGAGACGAAATCTTGGATAAAGTATGGGGTAATGAAGTTGTTGTCGGAGGAAGAACTATCGATGTTCATATTCGAAAATTAAGAGAAAAAATTGGAGAAGATTTATTCAAAACTATTAAAGGAGTTGGGTATAAATTTGAAGTTTAA
- a CDS encoding sensor histidine kinase codes for MKISFKKTYKFAVKSSMYISLFSTAFVLFLVAVMFSATVRQLVGFGVVFSITLFAFSFVVVQYRVERFIYRRVKKIYDDVSLLESSTLINQPITTDMETLTREVKKFATDKKLEIELLQVREEYRRDFLGNVSHELKTPLFTVQGYISTLLDGAMEDKVIRKKYLKRAEKGVERLIYIVEDLDMITKLEAGDLNLEYSEFDIFELIQNVFDLLEMKAEKKHIKLTFDNNKPLRNFVRGDRDRIQQVIENLIVNSIKYGKENGTTEVSVVNLTKKKVLVRVSDDGGGIEKQHLPRLFERFYRVNKSGSREEGGSGLGLAIVKHIVEAHKEKIYVESEFGIGSEFSFTLERPTVKKL; via the coding sequence ATGAAGATTAGTTTTAAAAAAACGTACAAATTTGCCGTAAAATCATCGATGTATATCAGTCTTTTTTCGACTGCATTTGTGCTTTTTTTGGTTGCTGTTATGTTTTCGGCAACAGTAAGGCAGTTGGTGGGCTTCGGAGTTGTTTTCAGTATTACATTATTTGCATTTTCGTTTGTAGTCGTGCAGTATCGGGTAGAACGTTTTATATACAGACGTGTGAAAAAAATCTACGATGATGTGTCTTTATTAGAATCGAGTACTTTGATCAATCAGCCTATTACGACCGATATGGAAACCTTGACCCGTGAGGTGAAAAAGTTTGCGACAGATAAAAAACTTGAAATCGAATTGCTCCAAGTGCGAGAAGAATACCGAAGAGATTTTTTAGGAAACGTTTCTCACGAATTAAAAACACCTCTTTTTACCGTACAAGGCTATATTTCGACCTTACTTGACGGTGCGATGGAAGATAAAGTTATTCGAAAAAAATACTTGAAACGTGCCGAAAAAGGAGTAGAGCGTTTGATATACATCGTTGAAGATTTGGATATGATCACCAAACTCGAAGCGGGCGATTTAAATTTGGAGTACTCCGAGTTTGATATTTTTGAATTGATTCAGAATGTTTTTGATCTTCTCGAAATGAAAGCAGAAAAGAAACATATCAAATTAACTTTCGATAATAATAAACCGCTGCGAAATTTTGTGCGAGGAGATCGTGACCGTATTCAGCAGGTGATTGAAAACTTGATCGTCAATTCGATTAAATACGGTAAAGAAAACGGAACGACAGAAGTTTCAGTAGTTAATTTGACGAAGAAAAAAGTACTGGTTCGTGTGAGCGATGATGGTGGCGGAATCGAAAAGCAACATTTGCCACGACTTTTTGAACGTTTTTATCGCGTGAATAAAAGTGGTTCGCGTGAAGAAGGAGGTTCTGGTTTAGGTCTTGCCATTGTGAAACATATTGTTGAAGCACACAAAGAGAAAATTTATGTCGAAAGTGAATTCGGAATCGGTTCTGAATTTTCTTTTACCTTAGAACGTCCTACGGTTAAGAAGTTGTAG
- a CDS encoding glycosyltransferase, whose amino-acid sequence MEIEYENRTILVTVLNWGLGHATRCIPIIKMLHYYNFTPIIASDGPALALLKKEFPYILCLQLPSNAIEYPKNGNHFKRKLLQNLPKIALTIREEHKLINQWIKKYEIIGIISDNRMGCYSTQVPSVYITHQITVLTGNTTWWSTKLHQYFIKKFTVCWVPDHQKEPNLGGKLSHTATTNELRLEYIGPVSRFHIHEAEQKYDLLILLSGPEPQREMLEIHLIEQLKNYEGKVLFVKGIIEAVQKKEEIGNVLYYNFMKARQLEQCIQESAIVLCRSGYTTIMDLERLNKKAFFIPTPGQFEQMYLAEKFETEKIAPFADQDNFKIEDLAQVSSYKGFKHSQNEVDWVDLLKIFEN is encoded by the coding sequence ATGGAGATAGAATACGAAAACAGAACAATTCTTGTTACTGTCTTAAATTGGGGCTTAGGGCATGCCACTCGTTGTATACCAATAATCAAAATGTTGCATTATTACAATTTCACTCCAATAATTGCCTCAGACGGACCTGCCTTAGCATTACTCAAAAAAGAATTTCCCTATATTTTATGTCTACAGCTGCCGTCAAATGCAATTGAGTACCCAAAAAACGGGAATCATTTTAAACGAAAGTTACTCCAAAACCTACCCAAAATAGCGTTGACTATTCGAGAAGAGCATAAACTAATAAATCAATGGATTAAAAAGTATGAAATTATAGGAATCATCTCTGATAATCGAATGGGGTGTTATTCTACACAAGTTCCGTCAGTGTATATTACGCATCAAATTACTGTTTTGACCGGAAATACTACTTGGTGGAGCACCAAATTACACCAATACTTTATCAAAAAATTTACTGTTTGCTGGGTACCTGATCACCAGAAGGAACCTAACTTAGGAGGAAAGCTGAGCCATACCGCTACAACCAATGAATTGAGACTCGAATATATTGGCCCCGTAAGTAGATTTCATATTCACGAAGCAGAACAAAAATATGATTTACTGATCCTTTTGTCTGGTCCTGAGCCACAAAGGGAAATGCTAGAAATACACCTAATCGAACAACTTAAAAACTATGAGGGGAAAGTACTTTTTGTAAAAGGAATTATTGAAGCTGTACAAAAGAAAGAAGAAATTGGAAACGTACTCTACTACAACTTCATGAAGGCACGACAACTTGAACAATGCATACAAGAAAGCGCCATTGTACTTTGTCGTTCTGGATACACAACGATTATGGATCTAGAAAGACTAAACAAAAAAGCTTTTTTTATTCCGACTCCAGGACAATTTGAACAAATGTACTTAGCAGAAAAATTTGAGACCGAAAAAATAGCTCCTTTTGCTGATCAGGACAATTTTAAAATCGAAGATCTCGCTCAGGTATCTTCATACAAAGGATTCAAACATAGTCAAAATGAGGTGGATTGGGTCGATCTATTGAAAATATTCGAAAACTAA